From the genome of Muricauda sp. SCSIO 64092, one region includes:
- a CDS encoding sugar O-acetyltransferase, with translation MTEKEKMLKGERYNSRDAELLGMYHRARKLLNAYNALDSELTAERERILHDLLGGKGKGVWIETPFYCDYGENITIGENTFINTNCIFLDDNTISIGKNGLIAPYVQIYTATHPLRASERIVEEGHGNSYVTSTKPVVIGDNVWIGGNSVIFPGVTIGNNVTIGAGSVVTKSLPDNVLAYGNPCKKIKDL, from the coding sequence ATGACGGAAAAGGAGAAAATGCTCAAAGGGGAGCGTTATAATTCAAGGGATGCGGAATTGTTGGGTATGTACCATAGGGCCCGAAAACTTTTAAACGCATACAACGCACTGGATTCGGAACTAACTGCGGAACGTGAACGGATATTACATGACTTATTGGGTGGCAAGGGAAAAGGAGTTTGGATCGAAACCCCATTTTACTGCGATTATGGCGAAAACATCACTATTGGGGAAAATACCTTTATCAACACCAATTGCATTTTTTTGGACGACAATACCATTTCCATAGGGAAAAATGGATTGATTGCCCCCTACGTACAGATCTATACGGCCACGCATCCGTTAAGGGCATCGGAAAGAATCGTTGAGGAAGGCCATGGGAACAGTTACGTAACATCAACCAAACCTGTGGTCATTGGCGACAATGTTTGGATTGGGGGAAATTCCGTGATTTTTCCCGGGGTAACCATTGGAAACAACGTTACCATTGGTGCGGGCAGCGTGGTCACCAAAAGTCTTCCGGACAATGTCCTGGCCTACGGAAATCCCTGTAAAAAAATTAAGGACCTATAA
- a CDS encoding HAEPLYID family protein, producing the protein MKIKTVILPILVLASSTYSIAQITKSEKDSLYIQHVEDHKEPHKVLHAEPLYIDLIRDLGARKGEKEWNIGLGLTDNLKFDSYEALIEYEWAPIDRLGLEIELPFTLYSAVNGTARDSVPSNQLNSIKMAIQWSFFVSEPMATSMALGYINEFELSDFRNFGRPFIKGNVYNPFLVIAKRWGTNFHSLLYTGPMIEQDFSTSKFHMAYDANTSFHYMISGTRNFIGVEFNKTFASGDFDMTLRPQMRLGIADNLLLGIVGGIPVSRENQRLSSFIRLIWEPGHKKH; encoded by the coding sequence ATGAAAATAAAAACAGTAATACTGCCAATACTGGTATTGGCATCTTCCACCTATTCCATTGCACAGATCACCAAATCCGAAAAGGATAGCCTATATATCCAACATGTGGAAGACCATAAAGAACCCCATAAGGTTTTGCACGCAGAGCCCCTATACATTGACCTGATACGTGATTTGGGTGCCCGAAAAGGAGAAAAAGAGTGGAATATAGGCCTGGGGTTGACCGATAACTTAAAATTTGATTCCTATGAGGCCTTAATAGAATACGAATGGGCTCCCATAGACCGGTTGGGTCTGGAAATTGAATTGCCCTTTACTTTATATTCAGCCGTAAATGGAACGGCGAGGGATTCAGTTCCTTCAAATCAATTGAACAGCATTAAAATGGCCATACAATGGTCATTCTTTGTAAGCGAACCCATGGCTACCTCAATGGCCCTTGGATATATCAATGAATTTGAGTTGTCGGATTTTAGGAACTTTGGCAGGCCTTTCATTAAAGGAAATGTCTACAATCCATTTTTGGTAATCGCCAAACGTTGGGGAACTAATTTTCATTCATTGCTCTACACCGGACCAATGATCGAACAGGACTTTAGCACTTCCAAATTTCACATGGCCTATGATGCCAATACCAGTTTTCATTATATGATTTCAGGTACCAGAAACTTTATTGGTGTGGAATTCAACAAGACGTTTGCCAGCGGTGATTTTGACATGACCTTACGACCGCAAATGCGTTTGGGCATTGCCGATAACCTACTGCTAGGGATAGTGGGCGGCATCCCGGTAAGTAGGGAAAATCAAAGATTGAGTTCCTTTATACGCCTCATATGGGAACCTGGGCATAAAAAGCACTAG